The genomic interval CGTGGCTTGGTCTCTCCGGTTGACTTCATCCCGATCGCTGAAGAAACGGGATTAATCATTCCCATTGGCCTGTGGGTGTTGCAAGAAGCCTGTCAACAGCTCCAGGCTTGGCGATCGACCCTGCCCCAAGCCGATCGCTTGATTATGAGCGTCAATCTATCACCCCGGCAATTGTCGAGCCCAACTCTGGTGGACGATATTCAGCAGGTCATTGAACAAGTGGGCTTGCCTCCCCACTGTCTCAAACTGGAAATAACCGAAAGCGGCATTATGGACAATGCTACCCATGCGGCGGCGCTGCTTGAGAGCTTGACCCAGCGCGGTATTCAGTTATGCATTGATGACTTTGGGACGGGGTATTCATCCCTGAGCCGTCTTCATGCGTTTCCCATTGGTATGCTCAAGATCGATCGATCCTTTGTCAGCGAGATTATGCATGATGAAGGGAAAGCCAAGATTGTGCAAGCTATTGTAGCCTTGGCCCATGCCCTGGGAATGGGGGTGATTGGGGAAGGCATTGAAACCCCTGAACAGCTTGCCGCCTTGCGATCGCTCCATTGTGATTCGGGGCAAGGCTATTGGTTTGGTAAGCCTGTATCTGCCAACGACACGGTGGAATTGCTCAAGAAGGGACAAGTGTGGTGAACCTTAGGATCTGCAGAGTTGGCGATCGCTCTCGCTGAGGTTGGCATGGCGTAGATAGTCTTGCAGCCAGCTACAGCCAATGGTGGTCAATTCATCAAGATTACCCAGCACGTTGGTATGCCAAAGGAGGACGGTGCGATCGTCACTGGCGGAGGCTAGGAGGCGACCATCGGGGCTAAAGCTGAGGTTATTAACGGTTCCCGTATGACCTGGCAGGGTGGTAATCAGCGTGCCGTCCAGCCGCCAGAGCTTCATGGTGCGATCGGCGCTAGCGGTGGCGATGCCGTCGGGAAAAAACTGCACTGCCACCACGCCATCACTATGCCCCTCCAGTGTGGCTAAGCGGTTGCCCTGTCGATCCCACAAGCCGACAGTATTGTCGTAGCTGGCGGTGGCAATGGTTTCCCCATCGGGGCTAAAGACAGCATCAAAGATCCAGCCGCTATGGCCCTTGAGGGTTTGAAGTACCTGCCCGTCTAGGCTCCAGAGTTTGGCCGTCGTGTCCCAGCTCCCGGTGAGCAATGTTTGACTGTCGGGACTGAATTGCACCGTCAAGACGCCGTTGCTGTGGGCTTCGATTTGCCGAACCAGACGACCATCCCTGGTCCACAGCCGGACGGTTTGGTCATCGCTAGCGGTAGCCATCCAGCGGCCATCAGGGCTGAAGACAACCGCATACACCGGTGCGCGATGCCCTCGCAGGGTATGGAGCAAGGCTCCGGTCTGCGGGTTCCAAAGCTTGACCGTCCAGTCGGAACTGCTGGAGGCTAGCTGTTGACCATCGGGACTAAAACTCAGATCCCAGATCGACGAATCATGGGCCGTGATCGATCGTTCTTCCGATCCCTCAAGGTTCCAGATCTTGATGGTGGAGTCTGCGCCGGTGGTGGCTAGGTGTTGGCCATTTGGGGAAAACTCGACGTCGTAGACCTGCCCTGTATGGGATTGCAGGGGGGTGAGCCATGGGCGATCGAGGCTCCAGATTTTGATGCTGCGATCGCCCCCCGCCGAGGCCAACCAAGCACCATCGGGCGTAAAGCTGAGGCTACGGACTTGGGAGGTGTGACCGCCGAGGGTGGAGACTAAACTGCCATCCAGCCGCCAAAATTTGATGGTTTTATCGGCGCTGGCCGTGGCAAATTGGCGACCATCGGCGGAAAATCGCACTTGATGGATCAGGTCATCATGGGCCTGCACCGTGCGCACCGGGGTGCCGTCGGTGCGCCATAGTCGTACCGTGTGATCCCAACTGCCTGAGATTAAGAATTGACCGTCGGGACTAAAGTCGATGGCATAGACCCGAGCGGTATGTCCTTGGAGTTCCCGGAGGGGACTGCCATCCGATCGCCACAGCCGCACGGTTTGGTCATCGCTGGCCGAGGCAATGAGCTGCCCATCGGGGCTAAACCGTACATCGCGCACGGCGGCATTATGCTGGGTGAGGGTGGTGATTGGGGTGCCGTCGAGCTGCCATAGCCTTACGGTGCTATCGTCACTGGCGGAGACCAGGCGTTGACCGTTGGGGCTAAAGCGGACATGGTTAACGGCGGCGCTATGGCCTGTGAGGGTGGTGACTAAGGTGCCATCCGATCGCCAAAGTTTAATCGTTTGGTCTTGACCCGCCGAGGCAATCAGCTGACCATCCGGGGAAAAGGAAACCCCTAACACCGGCTGGGTATGGCCCTCTAGGCTATGCAGTAGGGTGCCGTCGGGTCGCCATAATCGCACGGTGCGATCGCCACTGGCGGAGGCAATAATCTGTCCATCTGGGCTATAGCTCACGTCCCAGACAATGCCGTTATGCTGCTCTAGCTGATTGCGTTCTCGTACCCAGAAGATGGCTTGCTGGAGAGCTGTGAGCACCTGGGCCTGTAGCTCAGCAGGAGGACTGCTGTAGGCTGCTTGAAGCTGGTAACCGGCTCGCATAGACTGCAGCAAGGCATCAAAACGCTGATTGCCATCAAAGAGGGCTTCAGAGGCTTGGGTGAGGGCACGAATCCGCTCGTGGTCAGCTTGATCCCGCAGGTTTTCGGCCAATAAGCGATTGTGTTCAGCCTGTTGGTAGAGCAAGAAGCTGCTGCCTCCCAGACCTACAGCGGCGATCGACACGAGGGTGATAATGCCTAGCCAACGGCGTTGACGCTTGAGGGTAACGTTTTGCTGATGTAGTGCTGCGGCCTGTCGGGCGGCTTCAGCTTGGCCAGACGCCAGAATATATTCATGGTGGAGGGGAGCTGGGGCTGGCACTTTGCTGCCGCTGCTGCCGTACCACTGTTTTGCATCATGGAGATCGCTGCCCCGCAGGAGAAAACTTTCATCCTGCTGGCGATCGCTCCATTCCTTGGCTCGAATGAGAATGCGCGTATGCATGCGCACATAGTCGAGGTCGGTGTCTAGCGCGGTGACCAGTTTGCGAATACTTTCCCCAAACTGATCGACATCGCGGACAAAGATCCAGTTGAGCCGGGCGAGTTCGGGATGCACGTCACTGGGATTAACGTCCTCACAAACAACCGGGATCATCCGCTTGTTGTGCAGCAGGGCATGATTGATTTCCTGGGTGCAGATCGGAGACTGAACCGAAGCTGGACTGAGCACAAACACGAAGGTATCCGCAAGTTCAATACCTAGTTCAATTTCTTTCCACCAGTCCGCCGCCGAGGGAATGCTCTCCCAATCCACCCAAATTTCACGACCGTGCTTCTTTAGGGCATCATAAAGCCGCTGCACAAAGGGTTTATTGCGGCGTGAATAGGAAATAAAAATATTGGCTGTAGGACTGTTGTGATCCAGAATATCCCAAATGTTTTTGGGCATCTGGCGACCGCTCTTGGCTGCAAGCTGAACACGATAGCGAGGTGGATGGCCGGCTACAACCTGCACATAGCTTTGACGAATCAGTTCCTCTAGAATCGGCTGAAGGGCGATCGCCTCTTGCTGGAAATGCTCTGCAAGGTCGGCCATCGTTACTTCATCGCGACGGAGCATCCAGTTGACAATGCGCTGTTGATCCTTGGGCAGAATCAGCAAATCTGCCACATTGAGACCGCGTTTTCGGCGTGAACGGCCGACGGGCTGGAAGTCTCCAAGGGAATTGGAGGTCATGGTGTAGAAACTCCCTGATGAACAGCATGGATGACGATGGTGCCTCAGATAGCGGTCGGTCGGCTGGTTGAGGCATTGATGCTGGTCTATGGATAGGCTGACCTGGAGGTAGATACTCTAGTTAAACAGTAGTTTAGCGGTTAACTCTGATACGGGGATGACTAGATAGATGATTCGATCAAAGGGGAGCGATCGCGTTCATAAGAAACCCCCTAGACCTGAGTCTAGAGGGTGGTTTTCTAAGCTGCTGATGCTGACCGCATGGGCAAGTGTTGATAATAGATTGAGCTGGTTGTTTGTATAAGGTTTAGCGATGGCCTAAGTAGTTAATGCCACGGTAGGTTAACACTTGGACACTATCTGGAACATGGACGGTCGCACCGTCGAAGGATAAGGCTGCGCCTCGATAGGTGCCCTTCTGGGATGGTTGCACACCTAGCTGGCTGGAAGACTGGGGCTTGTATTCAATACCGCGATATGCATATTTCATGGTGAAATTTCCTTGGGGGACGAGTGAACGATTTTAGGACGGGTGCTCAGACGTGGTTGTCTGAGGAGCAATGAACGAGGTTTAGACGTTGAGCAACTCGTTTGTGCTTGTAATCAAAACTTCAGGGGCGATCGCGTTCCTTCCTTAGGAAAGCTGGTGTTTAAGATCCGGCTGGGGCGTGACGGTTGTCATAGTGCGATCGCCCCTAAGTTGCTGTGGCATGGTTGTGAGGGTAGAGGAGAGTCCCCCACACTTGCGATCGCCTCAAGCGTTGATGGGAAAAGAGGTAGGATTCGGTAGCTCGGAATCACGGTGGCGGGAAGCCGTCACTTGAGGGCCACCAAAGGTCGTAGGATTCGGTAGCTCAGAATCGCGGTGGCGAGTAGCGATGGCTTGAGGGCCACCGAAGGTCGTAGGATTCGGTAGCTCAGAATCGCGGTGACGAGTGGCGATCGCCTGAGGGCCGCCGAAGGTCGTAGGATTCGGTAGCTCGGAATCGCGGTGGCGAGTAGCGATCGCTTGAGGGCCACCAAAGGTCGTAGGATTCGGTAGCTCAGAATCGCGGTGACGAGTAGCGATGGCTTGAGGGCCGCCGAAGGTCGTAGGGTTAGGTAGCTCGGAATCGCGGTGACGAGAAGCGATCGCCTGAGGGCCGCCGAAGGTTGTAGGATTCGGTAGCTCAGAATCACGGTGACGAGAAGCGATGGCTTGAGGGCCACCGAAGGTTGTAGGATTCGGTAGCTCAGAATCGCGGTGGCGAGTAGCGAGTTCTGTTTGAGTGGCTGCGGCAATGCGGTTAATGGCGGTGGGGGTGGCGATCGCTTCCAGGGCAATGGCGGAGAGAGCGAGGAGAGACAGACCGGAAATGATAGTGCGTTTCATGATGAACTCCTAAAGTATTGAGTGGGTGAGGTGTTTTCCCTCAACACTTATGAGTATGGGGGCTGGGGCTGAAGCCTATCTGAAGTGTGGTTAAGAGTTTCTCCCAGGTTCTTCTCAGCAAATTCCTAGGTAACCAGAGTTCGGGATAAGCTGAAAACCTTATTCTTCCGTGAGCTAAGATCTTGATTCTTTCGTCCAACAAGCTGAAAAACCCTAACCTGAACTGACGCTATACCAACAAAACCCGCGTAGGCGGGTTCATAGGGTTCGGCGAGTTGGCATGCAAGATTGACGGAGGTCAGCAGCTTCTTCGTTATTCTTCGACTTGATAGCCTAACTCTGCCAGGTGCATCCGCGATTGTCGCCACCGGGGCTGAACTTTCACAAACAGCTCAAGGTAGACTTTGCCCATGATCAGCTTTTGGATTTGGGTGCGGGCGGCGCTGCCGATCGCTTTTAGCATTTGCCCGCCTTTGCCGATCAGGATGCCTTTTTGGGAATCGCGTTCCACATTGATGGCAGCGAAGACGCGGGTGAGGCTAGGGGTTTCTTCCACCCGTTCAATGGCGATCGCCACCGAGTGGGGCACTTCCTCGCGGGTGAGCTGCAAAATTTGTTCACGGATCAGTTCGCCCATGATGAAGCGTTCGGGCTGGTCGGTGACTAAATCCGGTGGGTAGTAGTAGGGGCCAGGATCAAGATGCTGCATGAGTTGGTGCTGTAGCTCGGGCAATCCTTGACCGGTGAGGGCCGAAAACTTGGCGGTAGACCATCCGTGGGGTTCGGCGAGGTCGCGATAGGTTTGGTCGAGGGTGCCCCGTTCTGGATCTTGGGTATCGGCTTTGTTGAGGCCTAGGATCACCGGTACGGGAGCGTGGCTGAGCAGGTCGGTAACGTAGCGATCGCCCCCGCCAGCTTCGTTGGTGCAGTCCACGACAAACAGCAGCACGTCTACGGATTGAATCGCCTGTTTGGCATTTTGCACCAGTACTTTGCCCAGTTGGTGATGGGGTTTGTGAATACCGGGCGTATCCACGAAAATAAACTGGGCTTCGGGGGTGGTGAGGATGCCCCGTAGGCGATTGCGTGTGGTTTGGGCGACGGGAGAGGTGATGGCGATTTTTTGTCCCACCATCTGGTTCATCAAGGTCGATTTACCCACGTTGGGCCGGCCGACGATGCCCACAAAGCCGGAGCGAAACCCAGGCGGAGCCACAGGAATGCTGGGTATACCCCAGGCTTGTAAGGGATCGGTGGGTGATGCTTCCGAGGGGCGATCGCCGCTATCGGATGGTGAGGTCTGGATCGGTTCGTCGGTCATCCCTGAGTCCTGCTACGCTGTGCGGGTTTGTCGAGCATCCATCTTAGCAGGTGCAGCCAGCCGGGTGCCTATTGTCCAAGGTAGGCTTCTAGGACGGCTGGATTGGTTTGGATTTCGGTGGGAGTGCCGGTGGCTAGGTTGCGCCCTTCTGCCATCACCCAAACGCGATCGCACAGGGACATAATCACGTCCATATTGTGTTCAATAATCAAAAACGTCATGCCCTCTCGGTTCCACTGCTGAATGTGGGTGCAGATTTGATTAATCAGGGTGGGATTGACGCCGGCGGCTGGTTCATCCAGAAGGATCAGCTTGGGGTTCACCATCAGGGCGCGGGCCATTTCCAACAGCTTGCGTTGCCCGCCGGACAGGGAACCGGCATACTGATGGGCCATGTGGGATAGACCGACGGAGTCTAGGATTTCTAGAGCATGGCGGCGCTGTAAGCGTTCTTCTTTGGCAATTTGTCGCGATCGCGTCCAAACATTTAGCAGCGCTTCGCCGGTTTGGTTCTGGGTGGCTAGCAGCATATTGTCGAGGACGGATAGGCGAGATAGCACCCGCGCCACTTGAAAGGTGCGCACTAGGCCGCGCTGGGCAATTTGATGGGAGGGCAGGGGATGGATGGGGGTGCCGTTAAACATCACGTCGCCGCTGTCGGGGCGTGTGAAGTTGGACAAGAGATTAAACAGGGTGGTTTTACCTGCACCGTTGGGGCCAATCAACCCAATAATGCTGCCCTGGGGTACCTCTAGAGAGGCATGATCCACGGCCCGCACACCGCCAAAGGATTTGCAAAGATCCTGGGCGGCGAGCAGGGGCGGCAGGCTGGCATCAAAGGTGCGATCGCTCTTGGAGCGTTGGGCAGGGCGATCGATGGATGGATGATCAGTGGATGGACGATCTATAGGTTGCGGTGAGGATGGATTATCGACCAAGGGTCAGCTCCTCCTTGTTGCCTAAAATCCCCTGGGGTCGCCAGACCATCAGCACCATCAGCAGGAGGCCAATCATCATCACCCGAAAGGCACCCAGACGGGCGTCGTCTAGGGGAATAATGTCAGACAAAATGAAGCGGGTCACGCTTTGGTAGGCCCAGAAGATGGCGGCTCCCAAAATGGTGCCAAGGTTGTTGCCAGCGCCCCCAAGGACGACGATCGTCCAGGCATTGAAGGTGAGCAGGGGTTGGAAGTTGTCGGGGTAGACGACGGTGAGTTGCCAGGCATAGAGCGCGCCGGCCAGTCCGGCAATAAAACCGCCTAGCATGAAGGCTTGCAGCTTATACCAAAACACATTTTTGCCTAGGGCGCGGGCCACGAACTCGTCTTCTCGGATGGCTTTGAGGATGCGTCCCCAGGGCGATCGCACTAGGGCCTGGAGTGCCTGGTAGATCAGGGCGACCAGCAGGACGGCGATCCACATGAGGCCATTTTTCGTGGGGCTGCGATCGTAGTGGTAGAGGGCGATCGCGGCAATGGTGGTCAACCATCCGCCTAGGAGCGAGAGGATGGACACCCACACCAAGGATAGGGCGGTTGTTCGAGCGGCTAGGGGCATAAGAAAGCGCTTGGCGAGCCAGGCATAGAGCAGGCTGGTGCCCACGATGGCGGATAGCAGGCCTAACCCTAAGACCCAACTGGGTAGACTAGCGGCGGCCTTCAGCGATCGCGCCCCTAGACCAATCCCCACAATCAGAATACTGAGCGATACGAGGTAACTCAAGATGGGCACTAGGCTGGTGACGAGCTGCGATCGCGAGATCGGTTGAAGCTGTTGTCCCATCCATCGCCAAAGATGGCAGTAGGCGATACCGATCACCAAGAGAAGAATGGCGATCATGCCCAGCCGGGTGGGAAGGTTGGGGCTAAACTGCCCTAGAGGTAAAGGATAGCGCTGGATGCCAAAGGATCCTCGGGTCAGCCATTCTTCATTGAGGGCGATCAGGCGCACAATTTCTGAAACCCCAATGGTGACAATCGCTAGATAGTCTTCCCGCAGACGCAGGGTGGAGAAGCCAATCAACAGGCCTAGGGTGGCGGCTAGGGTTGCGCCCAGGATGACGGCTCCGAAAATCTGTAGGGGGAGAGGTAGCCATGGAATGTCGATGGAGCTTAGCAGTGCCGTGGTGTAGGCTCCTAGGGTCATAAAGGCGACATGGCCGAAGTTAATCAGCCCCGTAAATCCCCACTGTAGATTGAGCCCTAGCCCAAAAATAGCGAGGATAGCGGTAAAGATAATGAGCGAAACGATGTATCCTTCCATACCGTTACCATGCAAGGTAATACTGCCAGGAGCGAGAGGGCAGGGCAGGGACGGTCATCTTCAGAAGATAGCCAAGTCCTCGGCGCGCTGATCCGTTGCTGGGGCAGAGTTTGAATTTTATCGCATTCGGTGGAGCATCCTGTGCTTAGTCTACCGATCGCTCAAGGTTGGACATGTATTCTAGACATGCATTGACGCAGAAGATAGACATAGATTCAGGACGATGGACGCATCAAGGCAAGATTCTTTGAGAACCTTGAATATGCCTTAAGGCACGGAGTCCGGTTGACCGAACTCGGTAAACTGGTAGGGGTTCCATCACGAGCCGCCGGTCGAGAGAGTTGACCTACCACCCTAGGGTGGAGCAATGGATATCTTATTGATGTCACTACATAAACATTTACGTGAGAGTTTCTATGGATGCGATCGCACTCTGGCAACGGTATCAAGATTGGTTGTACTACCACAGTGGTTTGGGGCTCTACCTCGATATCAGTCGGATGCAGTTTGATGATGCGTTTGTGGAGGAGATGCGTCCCAGGTTTGAACAGGCCTTTGCCGATCAGGTCGCTCTAGAGGGAGGAGCGATCGCCAACCCGGATGAAGATCGTATGGTGGGCCACTACTGGCTGCGCAATCCCGACCTTGCGCCGACCGCTGAACTCAAGCAAGACATTGTTGAGACCCTAGAGCAGATCAAAACGGTTGTTCACAAAATTCATACCGGCGAACTGCATCCACCCCAGGGCGGCAAGTTTACCGATGTGCTGTCGGTGGGCATTGGTGGATCGGCCCTAGGGCCCCAGTTCGTCGCCGAGGCTTTAGCCGATCCCAACCCGCCGTTGCGGATGCACTTCATTGACAACACCGATCCCACCGGCATCGATCGCGTCTTGGAACGCTTGGGCGATCGCTTAATTTCCACCTTGGTGATCACCACCTCCAAATCAGGCGGAACGCCGGAAACCCGCAACGGCATGATGGAAGTTCACCATGCTTACCAGGCTCGGGGTCTAGAGTTTTCTCGCTATGCGATCGCTGTCACCGGCCATGGCAGCACGTTGGATCAATTAGCCAAATCCGAAGGCTGGCTGGCCACCTTCCCCATGCACGACTGGGTGGGAGGACGCACCTCGGAAATGTCGGCGGTGGGCCTGTTGCCGGCGGCGCTTCAGGGCATTGATATCCAAGCCATGCTAGATGGCGCAGCGGAGATGGATGCGGCTACCCGTGTGCCGACCCTGGAAAAAAATCCGGCGGCGCTCCTGGCCCTGAGCTGGCACTATGCCGGCAATGGGAAGGGCGATAAGGACATGGTGATGTTGCCCTATAAAGACAGTCTGCTGTTGTTTAGCCGCTACCTGCAGCAGTTGGTGATGGAATCCTTGGGCAAAGCTACTGACCTCGATGGCAATACGGTGCATCAAGGCATTGCGGTGTATGGCAACAAGGGATCAACGGATCAGCACGCCTATGTGCAACAACTGCGGGATGGCGTTCCCAATTTCTTTGTCACCTTCATCGAAGTATTAGGCGATCGCTCTGGCCCATCCATCGAGGTGGAACCGGGGGTGACCAGCGGTGACTATCTGTCGGGGCTGCTGCAAGGAACCCGTCAGGCCCTGTTCGAAAACCAGCGCGATTCCATTACGGTGACCATTCCTGCCGTGACGCCGCAGATCGTAGGAGCGTTGATTGCTCTTTATGAGCGGGCGGTGGGCATCTATGCCTCCTTGGTCAACATCAATGCCTATCATCAACCGGGTGTAGAAGCCGGCAAAAAGGCCGCTGCTGGTGTCCTCAGTTTGCAGCAGCAGGTGGTCAAAACCTTAGCTGCAGCCAAGCAACCCCTGTCGCTCAAGACCCTGGCAGATCAGGTCGGCGCTCCCGATCAAATCGAGACGATCTACCGAATTGTGCGCCATCTCCATGCCAATCAGCGGGGAGTTGTGCTCAAGGGCGATTTGGCCCGTCCCAGTAGCTTGGCGATCGCTCTAGAGTAAAACGGGAATCGGGCGTCTGTGGGGGCGATCGCTCTTACGCTTGGCCCGCCCGCTTCTTAGCGTAATAGTTCTGATGGGCATCTTCCGCCATATAGAAAGCGGAGATCGGCTGAATCTGCGTTTGTAGCGGGCGATCGTATTGACCGGACTGGATAATCCGCTGTTTGGAGGCTTGGGCCCGCTGTTCTTGATCAGCACTATGAACAAAAATCATAGAGCGGTACTGGGGGCCCTTGTCGGGGCCCTCGCGATCAAGCTTGGTGGGATTATGGATGCTCCAAAAGACTTCCAGGAGGCGATCGTAGCTGATGCAGCTCGGTTCATAGTCGATCTGCACGGCTTCCACATGCCCAGTCATGCCGCCACAGACGTCTAGATAACTAGGATTCAGCCAATGTCCACCGGTGTAGCCCACCGCTGTGTTCACAACGCCATCCAGTTGGCGGAACGACGCTTCAACGCCCCAAAAACATCCAGCAGCAAAGGTTGCAGTCTGTGTGGATGGAGTAATATTCATGGCTAACTTCTCTGCGTTCTTACTGCATCCAGCCGTAATCTGGCCAGCTATGTTCACCATAAGACGGAACTTACGATGTGTCTGCTATCTCGGTTGCTTGTCATGGAGGCCCTGTGCCGATAGCGATCGAGGGGGGAGGGCGGGTTAATCCAACGTGAGTCTCCAACGAAAGGGGTGCGGTAAGGCACAAAAAAACATTGGAGATCCAGTTCCCCAATGCATCCTTTGTTGTCGTTATAATCGTTTTCGTTACAGTTGTTATAGTGCTGTTGCTCGAATAGCTGATCTTTTAGTCAGAAGCCAGGGCGATCGCTCTATATCATGCTGTC from Leptolyngbya sp. CCY15150 carries:
- a CDS encoding glucose-6-phosphate isomerase, encoding MDAIALWQRYQDWLYYHSGLGLYLDISRMQFDDAFVEEMRPRFEQAFADQVALEGGAIANPDEDRMVGHYWLRNPDLAPTAELKQDIVETLEQIKTVVHKIHTGELHPPQGGKFTDVLSVGIGGSALGPQFVAEALADPNPPLRMHFIDNTDPTGIDRVLERLGDRLISTLVITTSKSGGTPETRNGMMEVHHAYQARGLEFSRYAIAVTGHGSTLDQLAKSEGWLATFPMHDWVGGRTSEMSAVGLLPAALQGIDIQAMLDGAAEMDAATRVPTLEKNPAALLALSWHYAGNGKGDKDMVMLPYKDSLLLFSRYLQQLVMESLGKATDLDGNTVHQGIAVYGNKGSTDQHAYVQQLRDGVPNFFVTFIEVLGDRSGPSIEVEPGVTSGDYLSGLLQGTRQALFENQRDSITVTIPAVTPQIVGALIALYERAVGIYASLVNINAYHQPGVEAGKKAAAGVLSLQQQVVKTLAAAKQPLSLKTLADQVGAPDQIETIYRIVRHLHANQRGVVLKGDLARPSSLAIALE
- a CDS encoding branched-chain amino acid ABC transporter permease — encoded protein: MEGYIVSLIIFTAILAIFGLGLNLQWGFTGLINFGHVAFMTLGAYTTALLSSIDIPWLPLPLQIFGAVILGATLAATLGLLIGFSTLRLREDYLAIVTIGVSEIVRLIALNEEWLTRGSFGIQRYPLPLGQFSPNLPTRLGMIAILLLVIGIAYCHLWRWMGQQLQPISRSQLVTSLVPILSYLVSLSILIVGIGLGARSLKAAASLPSWVLGLGLLSAIVGTSLLYAWLAKRFLMPLAARTTALSLVWVSILSLLGGWLTTIAAIALYHYDRSPTKNGLMWIAVLLVALIYQALQALVRSPWGRILKAIREDEFVARALGKNVFWYKLQAFMLGGFIAGLAGALYAWQLTVVYPDNFQPLLTFNAWTIVVLGGAGNNLGTILGAAIFWAYQSVTRFILSDIIPLDDARLGAFRVMMIGLLLMVLMVWRPQGILGNKEELTLGR
- a CDS encoding ABC transporter ATP-binding protein; amino-acid sequence: MDRPAQRSKSDRTFDASLPPLLAAQDLCKSFGGVRAVDHASLEVPQGSIIGLIGPNGAGKTTLFNLLSNFTRPDSGDVMFNGTPIHPLPSHQIAQRGLVRTFQVARVLSRLSVLDNMLLATQNQTGEALLNVWTRSRQIAKEERLQRRHALEILDSVGLSHMAHQYAGSLSGGQRKLLEMARALMVNPKLILLDEPAAGVNPTLINQICTHIQQWNREGMTFLIIEHNMDVIMSLCDRVWVMAEGRNLATGTPTEIQTNPAVLEAYLGQ
- the era gene encoding GTPase Era, which codes for MTDEPIQTSPSDSGDRPSEASPTDPLQAWGIPSIPVAPPGFRSGFVGIVGRPNVGKSTLMNQMVGQKIAITSPVAQTTRNRLRGILTTPEAQFIFVDTPGIHKPHHQLGKVLVQNAKQAIQSVDVLLFVVDCTNEAGGGDRYVTDLLSHAPVPVILGLNKADTQDPERGTLDQTYRDLAEPHGWSTAKFSALTGQGLPELQHQLMQHLDPGPYYYPPDLVTDQPERFIMGELIREQILQLTREEVPHSVAIAIERVEETPSLTRVFAAINVERDSQKGILIGKGGQMLKAIGSAARTQIQKLIMGKVYLELFVKVQPRWRQSRMHLAELGYQVEE
- a CDS encoding TIR domain-containing protein, whose amino-acid sequence is MTSNSLGDFQPVGRSRRKRGLNVADLLILPKDQQRIVNWMLRRDEVTMADLAEHFQQEAIALQPILEELIRQSYVQVVAGHPPRYRVQLAAKSGRQMPKNIWDILDHNSPTANIFISYSRRNKPFVQRLYDALKKHGREIWVDWESIPSAADWWKEIELGIELADTFVFVLSPASVQSPICTQEINHALLHNKRMIPVVCEDVNPSDVHPELARLNWIFVRDVDQFGESIRKLVTALDTDLDYVRMHTRILIRAKEWSDRQQDESFLLRGSDLHDAKQWYGSSGSKVPAPAPLHHEYILASGQAEAARQAAALHQQNVTLKRQRRWLGIITLVSIAAVGLGGSSFLLYQQAEHNRLLAENLRDQADHERIRALTQASEALFDGNQRFDALLQSMRAGYQLQAAYSSPPAELQAQVLTALQQAIFWVRERNQLEQHNGIVWDVSYSPDGQIIASASGDRTVRLWRPDGTLLHSLEGHTQPVLGVSFSPDGQLIASAGQDQTIKLWRSDGTLVTTLTGHSAAVNHVRFSPNGQRLVSASDDSTVRLWQLDGTPITTLTQHNAAVRDVRFSPDGQLIASASDDQTVRLWRSDGSPLRELQGHTARVYAIDFSPDGQFLISGSWDHTVRLWRTDGTPVRTVQAHDDLIHQVRFSADGRQFATASADKTIKFWRLDGSLVSTLGGHTSQVRSLSFTPDGAWLASAGGDRSIKIWSLDRPWLTPLQSHTGQVYDVEFSPNGQHLATTGADSTIKIWNLEGSEERSITAHDSSIWDLSFSPDGQQLASSSSDWTVKLWNPQTGALLHTLRGHRAPVYAVVFSPDGRWMATASDDQTVRLWTRDGRLVRQIEAHSNGVLTVQFSPDSQTLLTGSWDTTAKLWSLDGQVLQTLKGHSGWIFDAVFSPDGETIATASYDNTVGLWDRQGNRLATLEGHSDGVVAVQFFPDGIATASADRTMKLWRLDGTLITTLPGHTGTVNNLSFSPDGRLLASASDDRTVLLWHTNVLGNLDELTTIGCSWLQDYLRHANLSESDRQLCRS
- the msrA gene encoding peptide-methionine (S)-S-oxide reductase MsrA — encoded protein: MNITPSTQTATFAAGCFWGVEASFRQLDGVVNTAVGYTGGHWLNPSYLDVCGGMTGHVEAVQIDYEPSCISYDRLLEVFWSIHNPTKLDREGPDKGPQYRSMIFVHSADQEQRAQASKQRIIQSGQYDRPLQTQIQPISAFYMAEDAHQNYYAKKRAGQA
- a CDS encoding DUF4278 domain-containing protein, which produces MKYAYRGIEYKPQSSSQLGVQPSQKGTYRGAALSFDGATVHVPDSVQVLTYRGINYLGHR